From Gimesia panareensis, the proteins below share one genomic window:
- a CDS encoding COG1361 family protein: MPQPEDHNSKWTRREEITRETESNMVDSEEQSLVDESQEADWYSQEIDDDAEEYDLSLKFEDFAPVWLQKLKGLYDKNPEWSVASAIGVVALVLTTLLFLSMPAPTEEPVVEAPEPEIIPFVLEPTVTYQNFDEEPIDSRVEIEPEASFPVEIMETEPLLVSFGDLPDAVVEHRAPRESMPEFKLPDLKFPTEPAAAPELAMNVQRIRVIEREMLDPTIDEPFVVTANPTSQVIPQQLEPGERLLFDDSWQRINLVRADQQAEPVIRPTLYHERFPGGEHVQVGREQPQERDHLDHLIRVTAPGHQEQLEIEIRKQAPREGTSQKLLTYSILVKNGGSSPAFDVQVEETISPTASLVDLSPPAAVSQNRVTWKLPQLAAGEERELLIKVFPNREGQVQTSSAIRLASNVTAATEITAPQLVLQVNGPKAVTTGEVFAMDFVVTNRGPQSQSDVILNLDLPEALTHEQGRRLTFKIDQLAANESRQLRARVKAVKTGPVTSQAALVLQGRSLEEAALNQQVSAPVPRPAAPQSKVTKPAPASPQQTAAPAPSCPCQPPVYYLPAPYLIP; encoded by the coding sequence ATGCCCCAGCCTGAAGACCACAATTCGAAATGGACTCGCCGTGAGGAAATCACGCGCGAGACGGAATCGAATATGGTCGACAGTGAGGAACAGAGTCTGGTTGATGAATCACAGGAGGCAGACTGGTATTCCCAGGAAATCGATGACGATGCGGAGGAATACGATCTCTCCCTCAAATTCGAAGATTTCGCCCCGGTCTGGCTGCAGAAACTGAAGGGTTTATACGACAAAAATCCGGAATGGTCGGTGGCCTCTGCGATCGGCGTCGTGGCGCTGGTTCTGACCACGCTCCTGTTTCTCTCCATGCCGGCCCCGACTGAAGAACCAGTGGTCGAAGCCCCCGAACCGGAAATCATTCCCTTCGTTCTGGAACCGACAGTTACTTATCAGAATTTCGACGAAGAACCCATCGATTCACGGGTGGAGATCGAACCAGAAGCGAGTTTTCCTGTTGAGATCATGGAAACCGAACCACTGCTGGTTTCTTTCGGTGATCTGCCAGACGCTGTCGTGGAGCACAGAGCGCCCCGGGAATCCATGCCCGAGTTCAAGCTACCGGACTTGAAATTTCCCACTGAGCCGGCAGCAGCCCCCGAACTGGCGATGAACGTCCAGCGAATCCGCGTCATCGAGCGTGAGATGCTGGATCCCACCATTGACGAACCATTCGTGGTCACAGCCAACCCGACTTCACAAGTGATCCCACAGCAACTGGAACCGGGAGAGCGTCTGCTGTTTGATGACAGTTGGCAACGCATCAACCTGGTGCGAGCCGATCAGCAGGCTGAGCCTGTCATTCGCCCCACCTTATACCACGAACGTTTTCCGGGAGGAGAACATGTGCAGGTCGGGCGTGAGCAGCCGCAGGAGCGAGACCATCTCGATCACCTCATACGGGTGACCGCTCCCGGTCATCAGGAACAGCTGGAAATCGAAATCCGCAAACAGGCGCCCCGGGAAGGGACCTCACAAAAGCTGTTGACGTATTCCATCCTGGTCAAAAATGGTGGTTCTTCTCCCGCATTTGATGTGCAGGTCGAAGAGACGATTTCTCCGACCGCGAGTCTGGTGGATCTTTCTCCGCCGGCTGCAGTCAGTCAAAACCGTGTCACCTGGAAATTGCCTCAACTGGCTGCCGGGGAAGAACGCGAGTTGTTGATCAAAGTGTTTCCGAATCGGGAAGGACAGGTGCAGACCAGTTCGGCAATCCGCCTGGCTTCCAACGTGACCGCAGCGACGGAAATTACCGCACCACAGCTGGTTCTACAGGTCAACGGGCCGAAAGCAGTCACCACGGGCGAGGTGTTTGCGATGGATTTCGTCGTCACGAACCGGGGACCGCAGTCACAATCAGACGTCATTTTGAATCTCGATCTTCCCGAAGCGCTGACGCATGAGCAGGGCCGTCGCCTGACTTTCAAAATCGATCAGCTGGCAGCGAATGAATCCCGCCAGTTACGTGCCCGCGTGAAAGCAGTCAAAACGGGGCCGGTCACCTCACAGGCAGCACTTGTCCTGCAGGGTCGTTCACTGGAAGAAGCAGCGCTGAATCAGCAGGTCAGTGCCCCTGTCCCCAGACCGGCTGCACCGCAGTCAAAGGTCACCAAACCGGCTCCCGCTTCTCCGCAGCAGACCGCAGCCCCCGCTCCCAGCTGCCCCTGTCAGCCCCCGGTTTATTATCTGCCGGCCCCCTACCTGATTCCCTGA
- a CDS encoding preprotein translocase subunit SecA codes for MSIASHSYHWMKTGFRPSKSRLSRWSALAGQIIKRGESLKKLTDDRLERYSLELRWRAKSGEPLKKILPEAYALVRESAWRTLKMAHFPVQLMGGMALFEGGIAEMQTGEGKTLTAVLPAYLRALMGKGCHVVTVNDYLAKRDSELMGPVFNKLGLSVGCITSDMEDDDRRIAYGLDITYGTANEMGFDFLRDRIRIGASAPGQLEQAISNHKSSGKEPLVQRGNYFALIDEADSVLIDEARTPLIIGLIQPNDAASVNLFRWSNRATHQLESEVDYVYEPKKRSAYLTDNGCRKVLLMPKPSLLDSIDTERIYKQVEQSLVARFGFLKDRDYVVVNDEVVIVDESTGRMMEGRKWQDGLHQSIEAQEHVPITAATGQAARITVQSFFQNYTHLAGMTGTAALAEKEIRKTYKVSVTSIPTHRPCIREGSQPRIFKTLQDKRLAVVEEIERLREKRCSILVGTPSVEASEELGDLLAMKAIPHQILNAKYHEQEAEIVKKAGEPSRVTIATNMAGRGTDILLKDTVRENGGLHVIATEMHTSARIDRQLIGRAARQGDPGHYQFFLSLEDELLRCLELNQLENLIRSAKADDRGELSSGWISFFRKTQDFLEKLHRKQRKDMLKQEKFRIEMFHKMGLDPYLEWTE; via the coding sequence TTGAGCATCGCATCTCATAGCTATCATTGGATGAAAACCGGGTTTCGCCCTTCGAAATCCAGATTATCCCGCTGGAGCGCGCTGGCCGGTCAAATTATCAAACGCGGTGAATCGCTGAAGAAACTGACTGATGATCGACTGGAACGCTACTCACTGGAACTCCGCTGGCGTGCGAAATCGGGAGAGCCACTGAAGAAAATTCTGCCTGAAGCTTATGCACTGGTGCGCGAGTCAGCCTGGCGAACGCTGAAAATGGCCCATTTCCCCGTACAGTTGATGGGGGGGATGGCGCTGTTTGAAGGAGGCATCGCGGAGATGCAGACCGGGGAAGGGAAAACGCTGACTGCCGTTCTGCCTGCCTATCTCAGGGCATTAATGGGAAAAGGCTGCCATGTGGTTACAGTAAACGATTACCTGGCGAAACGTGACTCCGAGCTGATGGGGCCCGTTTTCAATAAGCTGGGGCTGTCAGTCGGTTGTATTACCTCTGATATGGAAGACGATGATCGACGGATCGCCTACGGTCTCGATATTACCTATGGCACCGCAAATGAAATGGGATTCGACTTTCTCCGGGACCGCATTCGTATTGGAGCCAGTGCCCCCGGTCAACTGGAGCAGGCCATTTCCAACCATAAATCTTCCGGAAAAGAACCACTGGTCCAACGGGGAAATTACTTTGCCCTGATCGACGAAGCAGACAGTGTCTTGATCGACGAAGCCCGGACACCGCTGATCATCGGGTTGATCCAGCCGAATGATGCCGCTTCGGTAAACCTCTTCCGCTGGAGCAATCGGGCCACACACCAGCTGGAATCCGAAGTCGACTATGTCTACGAACCCAAAAAGCGGTCTGCCTATCTGACTGATAACGGATGCCGTAAAGTCCTGCTGATGCCCAAGCCCTCGCTGTTGGATTCCATCGATACCGAACGCATTTACAAGCAGGTGGAACAGTCACTGGTCGCCCGCTTCGGATTTCTCAAAGATCGCGATTACGTTGTCGTGAATGATGAAGTCGTGATTGTTGATGAATCCACAGGGCGCATGATGGAAGGTCGTAAATGGCAGGACGGCTTACATCAGTCGATCGAAGCACAGGAGCACGTTCCCATCACCGCGGCGACCGGACAGGCCGCCCGCATCACCGTGCAGAGTTTCTTTCAGAATTACACCCATCTGGCCGGGATGACGGGAACGGCGGCACTGGCGGAAAAGGAGATCCGTAAAACCTACAAAGTCTCGGTGACTTCGATTCCCACACATCGTCCCTGTATCCGGGAAGGCAGTCAGCCCCGCATTTTTAAAACCCTGCAGGATAAGCGGTTAGCGGTTGTGGAAGAGATTGAGCGGCTGCGCGAAAAACGCTGCTCGATCCTGGTCGGGACTCCTTCTGTCGAAGCGTCAGAAGAACTGGGGGACCTGCTGGCAATGAAGGCGATTCCGCATCAGATCCTGAATGCCAAATATCATGAACAGGAAGCGGAGATTGTCAAAAAAGCGGGTGAACCCTCCCGGGTGACCATCGCCACGAACATGGCAGGGCGGGGAACCGATATTCTGTTGAAAGATACGGTTCGCGAAAATGGCGGTCTGCACGTCATCGCCACAGAGATGCATACCTCTGCCCGGATCGACCGCCAGCTAATCGGGCGGGCGGCCCGTCAGGGAGATCCGGGGCACTATCAATTCTTTCTTTCACTGGAAGACGAGTTGCTGCGGTGCCTGGAATTGAATCAGCTGGAGAATCTCATCCGCTCTGCTAAAGCAGACGATCGTGGCGAACTGTCGTCCGGCTGGATTTCATTTTTCAGGAAGACCCAGGACTTCCTGGAAAAACTGCACCGCAAGCAGCGTAAGGACATGCTCAAACAGGAAAAATTCCGGATTGAGATGTTTCATAAAATGGGGCTCGACCCTTATCTGGAATGGACCGAATAG
- a CDS encoding amidohydrolase family protein — MIWDLHCHLSGVEGKTVDERIAQLMVYADRMGVERLIFFMGWPFLTDPTPQQFREQNDQVMQAISHWHDRAFGFVYLNAKYVEESLQELDRCVKNGPMIGVKLWVAARCNDPAIDPIIQRAGELKALIYQHTWFKTGGNLTGESTPSDLALMAARHPEIPIVAGHTGGDWELGLRAIQNSPNLYAGIGGSDPTAGMTEMAVRTLGAERVIYGSDIGGRSFASQLAKVQGADIPEVSKRLILGGNLKRLLTPILNEKGIKV, encoded by the coding sequence ATGATCTGGGACCTGCACTGCCACCTCTCCGGAGTGGAAGGAAAAACGGTCGATGAACGGATTGCCCAGTTGATGGTCTATGCAGACCGGATGGGCGTCGAACGTCTCATCTTTTTCATGGGCTGGCCGTTTCTGACCGACCCCACGCCCCAACAGTTCCGGGAACAGAACGATCAGGTCATGCAGGCGATCAGTCACTGGCACGACCGGGCCTTCGGCTTTGTCTACCTGAATGCAAAGTATGTCGAAGAGAGCCTGCAGGAGCTGGACCGCTGCGTGAAAAACGGTCCCATGATCGGCGTCAAGTTGTGGGTCGCAGCCCGCTGTAACGACCCGGCCATCGATCCGATAATTCAACGCGCGGGAGAACTGAAAGCCCTGATTTACCAGCACACCTGGTTTAAAACCGGTGGCAACCTGACAGGCGAATCGACGCCCAGTGACCTGGCGTTAATGGCGGCCCGGCATCCGGAGATTCCCATCGTCGCGGGACACACCGGTGGCGACTGGGAACTCGGTCTGCGGGCGATTCAGAACAGTCCGAATCTGTATGCAGGCATTGGAGGTTCCGACCCGACAGCCGGCATGACGGAGATGGCGGTCCGGACCCTGGGAGCAGAGCGTGTGATCTACGGCAGTGACATCGGCGGGCGGAGTTTTGCCTCCCAGCTGGCCAAAGTTCAGGGAGCCGATATTCCCGAAGTTTCCAAGCGACTGATTCTGGGTGGTAACCTCAAGCGTCTGTTGACCCCCATTTTGAACGAGAAGGGGATCAAAGTATGA
- a CDS encoding amidohydrolase family protein, with protein sequence MIFDVNVYLSRWPFRRLPHDETAALVRRLKQNQIQQALAGSFDGVLHKDLMAANQRLVKECQTSGEGILIPVGSINPRLPGWEADVIACHEQWKMPGIRLHPNYHEYELSDPAVKKLFAMAAERGLFIQIVMRMEDDRTHHPLMQIPDVKFDALPGLMQQHDQLQVTILNGMKSLRGANLTRLTENPNLTIEIAMLEGVGGIEKLMKQVPYQQILFGSYFPFFYLESSLNKLKESQLGQEIESQITWENAKNRLLPSQT encoded by the coding sequence ATGATTTTTGACGTCAACGTTTATCTGTCACGCTGGCCCTTCCGCCGACTGCCTCACGATGAAACAGCAGCGCTGGTCAGAAGGCTGAAACAGAATCAGATACAGCAGGCGCTGGCCGGCAGTTTTGATGGCGTACTCCATAAGGACCTGATGGCGGCCAATCAGCGACTGGTGAAAGAGTGCCAGACCAGCGGTGAAGGGATCCTGATCCCTGTCGGCAGCATCAACCCCCGGTTGCCCGGCTGGGAAGCGGATGTGATCGCCTGCCATGAACAGTGGAAGATGCCCGGCATCCGACTGCATCCCAATTATCACGAATATGAGCTGAGCGACCCCGCGGTCAAGAAACTGTTCGCGATGGCAGCCGAACGGGGCCTGTTCATACAGATTGTGATGCGGATGGAAGATGATCGGACACACCATCCACTGATGCAGATTCCTGATGTGAAATTTGATGCATTACCCGGCCTGATGCAGCAGCATGACCAGTTACAGGTCACCATTCTGAATGGCATGAAATCGCTGCGCGGCGCCAACCTGACACGGTTAACAGAAAATCCCAACCTGACGATCGAAATCGCCATGCTGGAAGGAGTAGGAGGCATTGAGAAACTGATGAAACAGGTCCCCTATCAGCAGATCCTGTTTGGTTCCTATTTTCCGTTCTTCTACCTCGAGTCCAGCCTGAATAAACTCAAGGAATCGCAGCTGGGACAGGAAATCGAATCTCAGATTACCTGGGAGAATGCGAAGAATCGCCTGCTTCCCTCGCAAACATAG
- a CDS encoding DUF6807 domain-containing protein, translating into MYRIQRLTGLLFLTISFVCFTSAVKAVEKSTLGKVSITAGQTPVQNQPVSVELPEIDFAGDAVHLVDLQSEKKTAIPAQIEKRGSQPDRLWWIYRGTLAPGKTRVLELKAGAVPQAQEVTIKDTGTAYQIRVGKHEVLDYNYKHIPAPKDLHPLYGRSAHIHPIVTPHGKIVSDEFPPDHAHQSGQFLAYTKCIFEGRPTNFWEIKSNKGRVRFHKLLSKQSGPVFGELQVEQEFVDLTGPAEKVALREIWTIRVWNQLEKNPAYWMYDITSEARCATDSPLILPEYHYGGMAIRGGRGWTKENCRFLTSNGKTRENGNHDRSLWCDISGRNAADESFSGFTILSHPGNFRFPEPVRIHPSMPYMVFTPSALGDWKIEPGSPNISRYRFLVHDGPALSGTDSIWQSYAHPPEVAFTLAAKPKTKN; encoded by the coding sequence ATGTATCGAATACAGCGCCTCACAGGTTTACTTTTTCTGACGATCAGCTTCGTCTGCTTTACATCGGCGGTCAAAGCGGTAGAAAAGTCCACGCTCGGCAAAGTCAGTATTACAGCCGGCCAGACGCCGGTTCAAAATCAACCTGTCAGCGTGGAACTGCCTGAGATCGATTTCGCAGGGGACGCCGTCCACCTGGTTGATCTGCAATCTGAGAAAAAGACTGCGATCCCGGCACAGATCGAAAAGCGGGGCTCACAGCCGGATCGTCTCTGGTGGATTTACCGGGGCACACTGGCTCCGGGTAAAACCCGGGTGCTGGAACTGAAAGCAGGCGCAGTTCCCCAGGCGCAGGAAGTGACGATCAAAGATACGGGCACGGCCTACCAGATCCGGGTAGGGAAGCATGAGGTGCTGGATTACAATTACAAACACATTCCCGCGCCGAAGGATCTGCATCCGCTCTATGGACGCAGTGCTCACATTCACCCGATCGTGACTCCCCACGGAAAAATCGTTTCCGATGAATTTCCCCCCGACCATGCGCACCAGAGCGGCCAGTTTCTGGCATATACGAAATGCATTTTTGAAGGACGCCCCACCAACTTCTGGGAGATCAAAAGTAACAAAGGTCGGGTCCGGTTTCATAAACTGCTGTCAAAACAGTCCGGTCCCGTCTTTGGTGAACTGCAAGTCGAACAGGAATTCGTCGATCTGACCGGACCTGCAGAAAAAGTGGCTTTGCGGGAAATCTGGACCATCCGTGTCTGGAATCAACTGGAGAAAAACCCCGCCTACTGGATGTACGATATCACGTCCGAAGCCCGCTGTGCGACGGACAGTCCCCTGATTCTTCCCGAATATCATTACGGAGGCATGGCGATTCGTGGTGGGCGTGGCTGGACGAAGGAAAACTGTCGCTTTCTGACGTCGAATGGAAAAACACGCGAAAACGGCAATCATGACCGTTCCCTCTGGTGTGATATTTCCGGCAGGAATGCGGCTGATGAATCCTTCAGCGGGTTTACGATTTTGAGCCACCCGGGCAATTTTCGCTTTCCGGAACCGGTACGCATTCATCCTTCCATGCCTTACATGGTTTTCACTCCCAGCGCGCTCGGCGACTGGAAAATTGAGCCTGGCAGCCCCAATATCAGTCGCTACCGATTTCTGGTGCACGATGGTCCGGCGCTCTCGGGTACCGATTCCATCTGGCAAAGCTATGCTCATCCTCCGGAAGTCGCTTTTACCTTAGCTGCCAAACCCAAAACCAAAAACTGA